The following coding sequences lie in one Vitis vinifera cultivar Pinot Noir 40024 chromosome 19, ASM3070453v1 genomic window:
- the LOC100258958 gene encoding ATP synthase gamma chain 1, chloroplastic yields the protein MSCSTLPQWLSSKPSNPQRFLFSFQNPFRLLPCISPPNGPCQSPLFVRCKLRELRQRIDSIKNTQKITEAMKLVAAAKVRRAQEAVINGRPFSNTLVEVLHYINEQLQDDGVSVPLTEVRAVKRVALVVITGDRGLCGSLNAGILKMAESRIAELTDLGLDCTVISVGRKGNSYFRRRSRAPVVSVDRFVEGGGRFPTAKEAQVIADDVFSLFVSEEVDKVELLYTKFVSFVESATVIQTLLPLSMKGEVFDQNGNCVDAMEDELFRLTTKEGKLSVERDKVQSEKVEFSPFLEFEQDPAQILDALMPLYLNSQILRALQESLASELAARMCAMSNATDNAVELTKTLSLAYNRKRQAKITGEILEIVAGADALSEQP from the coding sequence ATGTCCTGCTCCACCCTCCCACAGTGGCTCTCCTCAAAACCCTCAAATCCGCAGAGATTTTTGTTCTCATTTCAAAACCCATTTCGTTTGCTCCCCTGTATTTCGCCCCCAAATGGCCCCTGCCAGTCCCCTCTATTCGTTCGCTGCAAACTGCGAGAGCTCCGCCAACGAATCGATTCCATAAAGAACACCCAAAAAATCACTGAAGCCATGAAGCTGGTCGCCGCCGCCAAGGTCCGGCGAGCCCAAGAAGCCGTCATTAACGGCAGACCTTTCTCCAATACCCTAGTGGAAGTCCTCCACTACATCAACGAACAGCTCCAAGACGACGGCGTTTCAGTCCCCTTAACAGAGGTCAGGGCTGTGAAGAGGGTTGCCCTCGTGGTGATCACCGGTGATCGCGGCCTCTGTGGCTCTCTTAACGCCGGAATCCTCAAAATGGCTGAGTCCCGTATCGCAGAATTGACAGATCTTGGATTGGACTGCACTGTGATCAGCGTCGGACGAAAGGGTAATTCGTATTTTCGTCGCCGGAGTCGTGCTCCGGTGGTTTCGGTGGATCGTTTTGTTGAAGGAGGAGGTCGGTTTCCGACCGCAAAAGAGGCTCAGGTCATTGCGGATGACGTTTTCTCGCTGTTTGTGAGTGAAGAGGTCGATAAAGTGGAGCTTTTGTATACGAAATTTGTGTCGTTTGTGGAGTCCGCGACGGTGATTCAAACTCTGCTGCCATTATCGATGAAAGGAGAGGTCTTTGATCAGAACGGCAACTGTGTTGATGCAATGGAAGATGAGTTGTTTAGGTTGACCACAAAGGAAGGGAAACTGAGCGTGGAGAGGGATAAGGTCCAGTCGGAGAAGGTtgaattttccccatttttggAATTTGAACAAGACCCAGCTCAGATTCTCGATGCCTTGATGCCTCTGTATTTGAACAGCCAGATTCTGAGGGCATTGCAGGAGTCACTGGCGAGTGAGCTCGCTGCAAGGATGTGTGCCATGAGTAATGCAACAGATAACGCGGTGGAGCTGACGAAGACTCTCTCCCTTGCCTATAATCGGAAGAGGCAGGCCAAAATCACAGGTGAAATATTGGAGATCGTCGCTGGAGCTGATGCTCTTTCTGAACAGCCATAA
- the LOC104877592 gene encoding protein S40-6 — MEERYGLYRQGSRALRSMRNGDFQEGDVWDVLNKREDYNSVVGSSMESSHFSPRRPPSAARMIGRVHGNSNPIHEPRVVQQSAPVKIPDWSKIYGENSKKASSNNASWLDNNDDEGDVGDGVLNEGDDSGDDDDDDTKLPPHEWLAKKYARSQISSFSVFEGVGRTLKGRDLSRVRNAVLTKTGFLE, encoded by the coding sequence ATGGAAGAGAGATATGGTTTGTATAGGCAGGGCAGTAGGGCGTTGAGGTCCATGAGAAATGGAGATTTTCAGGAAGGAGATGTTTGGGATGTTCTCAACAAAAGGGAAGATTACAATTCCGTGGTTGGTAGTTCAATGGAATCCTCTCATTTTTCTCCAAGGCGCCCCCCAAGTGCCGCCAGAATGATAGGTAGAGTTCATGGCAACAGCAATCCCATTCATGAGCCCAGAGTGGTTCAGCAATCAGCACCTGTCAAAATTCCAGACTGGTCAAAGATCTATGGGGAGAATTCAAAGAAAGCCAGCTCTAACAATGCTTCATGGCTCGATAACAATGATGATGAAGGGGATGTTGGTGATGGGGTTTTGAATGAAGGTGATGATagtggtgatgatgatgatgatgatactAAGTTGCCCCCACATGAATGGCTTGCTAAGAAGTATGCAAGGAGTCAAATTTCATCCTTTTCTGTTTTTGAAGGTGTTGGAAGGACCCTGAAAGGGAGGGACCTTAGCAGAGTAAGGAATGCTGTTCTCACGAAAACAGGTTTCCTAGAATAG